A genomic stretch from Kribbella amoyensis includes:
- a CDS encoding LLM class F420-dependent oxidoreductase, with amino-acid sequence MRWGLTVPLTGVPLREHRALIAELAELGYTDLWSAEVAGADAFTPLVLASEWDERLRLGTAVVPVHTRGPAALAMSAATLADLASGRFVLGIGASSETIVTGWNGIAYDPPLARTRDVLRFLRQAFAGEKVDGEFDSFTIRRFRLEKAPDVAPAIMLAALRPQMLRLAAREADGAITNWLSPGDVRQVRAELGDDKELAARIFVCATEDTEMARNLGRYLIATYLTVPGYAAFHDWLGRAEALAPMHAAWKAGDRNAAMAAVPESVIDDLVVHGSPEDCRARIREYLDHGLDTPIIATLPTGGSLVEVARSLAP; translated from the coding sequence ATGCGCTGGGGTCTGACCGTGCCGCTGACCGGTGTCCCGTTGCGGGAGCACCGCGCGTTGATCGCCGAGCTGGCCGAGCTCGGGTACACCGACCTGTGGTCCGCCGAGGTGGCGGGTGCGGACGCGTTCACGCCGTTGGTGCTCGCGTCCGAGTGGGACGAGCGGCTCCGGCTCGGGACGGCCGTCGTTCCCGTCCACACCAGAGGGCCGGCCGCGTTGGCGATGAGCGCGGCGACGCTCGCGGATCTCGCGTCCGGCCGGTTCGTGCTCGGGATCGGGGCCTCCTCCGAGACGATCGTGACCGGCTGGAACGGGATCGCCTACGACCCGCCGCTGGCCCGGACCCGGGACGTGCTGCGGTTCCTCCGGCAGGCGTTCGCCGGGGAGAAGGTGGACGGCGAGTTCGACAGCTTCACGATCCGGCGGTTCCGGCTGGAGAAGGCGCCCGACGTCGCCCCGGCGATCATGCTCGCCGCGCTCCGGCCGCAGATGCTCCGGCTCGCCGCCCGCGAGGCCGACGGCGCGATCACCAACTGGCTCTCCCCGGGCGACGTCCGCCAGGTCCGCGCCGAACTCGGGGACGACAAGGAGCTCGCGGCCCGGATCTTCGTCTGTGCCACCGAGGACACCGAGATGGCCCGCAACCTGGGCCGGTACCTGATCGCCACCTATCTCACCGTGCCCGGGTATGCCGCCTTCCATGACTGGCTGGGTCGCGCCGAGGCCCTCGCCCCGATGCACGCCGCGTGGAAAGCGGGGGACCGGAACGCCGCGATGGCCGCCGTTCCCGAGTCCGTCATCGACGACCTGGTCGTGCACGGTTCGCCGGAAGACTGCCGGGCCCGCATTCGCGAGTACCTCGACCACGGGCTCGACACCCCGATCATCGCCACTCTGCCGACGGGCGGCAGTCTCGTGGAAGTCGCCCGCTCGCTCGCTCCGTGA
- a CDS encoding acyl-CoA dehydrogenase family protein gives MGFEPSARAQELIGRVELFVRTEIEPVEAELHAAIRVADDPWQPRPELEDLRAKARELGLWNLFLPVAEPGNEQYGDGLSNLDYAPIAELTGRSFVAPYVFNCNAPDTGNMEVLLRYGTPEQKQRWLEPLLDGTIRSAFCMTEPDVASSDATNMAATAIVDGDEVVLNGRKWWSTGVGHPACELLIFMGLTDPDGHRYARHTMVLVPRNAPGVKVERLLPAMSRYDEPFGHGEVSFTDVRVPAANILVGPGRAFEIAQGRLGPGRVHHCMRLIGLAEKALELALVRGTSRTAFGKPLVNLGGNRERIADARIAINQARLLVLQTAWLLDTQGLEGALSEVSQIKVAVPRMAQDVIDMAIQLHGGGGLSDDFPLAAAWTSARSLRLADGPDEVHRGVVAKVELAKYKQEA, from the coding sequence ATGGGTTTCGAACCGTCCGCCCGCGCGCAGGAGCTGATCGGCCGGGTCGAGCTGTTCGTCCGGACCGAGATCGAGCCGGTCGAGGCCGAGCTGCACGCCGCGATCCGGGTGGCCGACGATCCGTGGCAACCGCGCCCCGAGCTCGAGGACCTACGGGCGAAAGCACGCGAGCTCGGCCTGTGGAACCTGTTCCTCCCCGTCGCCGAACCGGGCAACGAGCAGTACGGCGACGGCCTGAGCAACCTGGACTACGCCCCGATCGCCGAGCTCACCGGCCGGTCCTTCGTCGCCCCGTACGTCTTCAACTGCAACGCGCCCGACACCGGCAACATGGAGGTCCTGCTCAGGTACGGGACTCCCGAGCAGAAGCAGCGCTGGCTGGAACCGTTGCTCGACGGCACGATCCGGTCCGCCTTCTGCATGACCGAGCCGGACGTCGCCTCGTCGGACGCGACCAACATGGCGGCGACCGCCATCGTCGACGGCGACGAGGTGGTGCTGAACGGCCGCAAGTGGTGGAGCACCGGCGTCGGTCACCCCGCTTGCGAGTTGCTCATCTTCATGGGCCTCACCGATCCCGACGGCCACCGGTACGCCCGGCACACGATGGTCCTGGTCCCGCGGAACGCCCCCGGCGTCAAGGTCGAGCGGCTGTTGCCCGCGATGAGCCGGTACGACGAGCCGTTCGGCCACGGCGAAGTGTCGTTCACCGACGTCCGGGTGCCGGCGGCGAACATCCTGGTCGGGCCGGGCCGCGCGTTCGAGATCGCCCAGGGCCGGCTCGGTCCGGGCCGGGTGCACCACTGCATGCGACTGATCGGCCTGGCGGAGAAGGCGCTCGAGCTCGCCCTGGTCCGGGGCACGAGCCGGACCGCGTTCGGCAAGCCGCTGGTCAACCTGGGCGGTAACCGGGAGCGGATCGCCGATGCCCGGATCGCGATCAACCAGGCCCGCCTGCTGGTCCTGCAGACCGCGTGGCTGCTGGACACCCAGGGACTCGAGGGCGCGCTCAGCGAGGTGAGCCAGATCAAGGTGGCCGTGCCGCGGATGGCGCAGGACGTGATCGACATGGCGATCCAGCTGCACGGTGGCGGCGGGCTGTCCGACGACTTCCCGCTGGCCGCCGCCTGGACGAGTGCACGGTCCCTGCGACTGGCGGACGGGCCGGACGAGGTGCACCGTGGAGTTGTCGCCAAGGTCGAGCTGGCGAAGTACAAGCAGGAGGCGTAG
- a CDS encoding phosphotransferase family protein — protein sequence MAQGSVEGAREVRAEDAFDVPAVDGWLRSHTELPAGLPEVRQFSGGASNLTYLLRYPGRDLILRRPPAGTKAKSAHDMGREYRIQAALAPVFPHVPAMVAHCNETDLLGSGFYVMERIAGTIPRRSELGVDLTPEQTRQLCFTVFDTLIALHQVDPAAAGLTELGRGEGYVERQVTGWSERYRKVKTWNVPSYAKVMDWLAANQPADVRMCVIHNDFRLDNVVLAPDDPLRVAGVLDWELATLGDPLMDLGGALAYWVQADDDRAFRRFRLQPSDVPGMLSRDEIVRYYCERTGLEPANWAFYEVFGLFRLAVIAQQIYYRYHHKQTRNPRFKSLWLPVNLLERRCRRIIGRA from the coding sequence ATGGCCCAGGGTTCCGTCGAAGGGGCGCGCGAGGTCCGGGCCGAGGACGCGTTCGACGTCCCGGCGGTGGACGGCTGGCTGCGGTCGCACACCGAGCTGCCGGCCGGGCTGCCCGAGGTCCGGCAGTTCTCCGGCGGCGCGTCCAACCTCACCTATCTGCTGCGGTATCCGGGCCGCGACCTGATCCTGCGGCGCCCGCCGGCCGGTACGAAGGCGAAGAGCGCGCACGACATGGGCCGCGAGTACCGGATCCAGGCCGCCCTCGCGCCGGTCTTCCCGCACGTCCCCGCTATGGTTGCCCACTGCAACGAGACGGACCTGCTCGGCTCCGGCTTCTACGTGATGGAGCGGATCGCCGGGACGATCCCGCGCCGGTCAGAGCTGGGGGTCGACCTGACTCCGGAGCAGACCCGGCAGCTCTGCTTCACCGTGTTCGACACGTTGATCGCCCTGCACCAGGTGGATCCGGCCGCGGCCGGCCTGACCGAGCTCGGCCGTGGCGAGGGGTACGTCGAACGGCAGGTGACCGGCTGGTCCGAGCGGTACCGCAAGGTGAAGACGTGGAACGTGCCCAGCTACGCGAAGGTGATGGACTGGCTCGCGGCGAACCAGCCGGCCGACGTCCGGATGTGCGTGATCCACAACGACTTCCGGCTGGACAACGTCGTCCTCGCGCCCGACGATCCGCTCCGGGTCGCCGGTGTCCTCGACTGGGAGCTCGCGACCCTCGGCGACCCGTTGATGGATCTGGGCGGCGCGCTCGCGTACTGGGTCCAGGCCGACGACGATCGCGCGTTCCGGCGGTTCCGGCTGCAGCCGTCCGACGTGCCGGGCATGCTCAGTCGCGACGAGATCGTCCGGTACTACTGCGAACGAACCGGGCTGGAGCCGGCGAACTGGGCCTTCTACGAGGTGTTCGGGCTGTTCCGGCTGGCGGTGATCGCGCAGCAGATCTACTACCGCTACCACCACAAGCAGACCCGGAATCCACGGTTCAAGAGCCTGTGGTTACCGGTCAACCTGCTCGAACGGCGCTGCCGCCGGATCATCGGCCGGGCCTGA
- a CDS encoding SDR family NAD(P)-dependent oxidoreductase, with protein MSRVLVTGGASGLGLALVQQFVAEGHEVLSTDVAAEASAPAGAQYRRLDVRSAEDWAAAVTWCEQNWGGLDLLLNNAGIATGGRIDVESLDEWDRVVDINLMGVVRGCRAFTPVFKRQRSGHIVNTASAAGLVHPPMMSSYNTVKAGVVALSETLSHELHPYDVTVSVVCPSFFRTNLADSIQGEDTAMWTAARQLIEKSPRTAEEIAAAVIIGIGMKQFLIIPDRPALLAWRTKRFARPLYDRQMRRIAERARVRAEGQVPSAGDE; from the coding sequence GTGAGCAGGGTTCTGGTCACCGGGGGCGCCAGCGGGCTCGGGCTCGCGCTGGTCCAGCAATTCGTTGCTGAGGGCCACGAAGTGCTGAGTACCGACGTGGCCGCGGAGGCGTCGGCCCCGGCGGGCGCACAGTACCGGCGGCTGGACGTGCGCAGTGCCGAGGACTGGGCGGCAGCGGTCACCTGGTGCGAGCAGAACTGGGGCGGCCTGGACCTGCTGCTGAACAACGCCGGGATCGCCACCGGCGGACGGATCGACGTCGAGTCGCTGGACGAGTGGGACCGGGTCGTCGACATCAACCTGATGGGCGTGGTCCGGGGCTGCCGGGCGTTCACCCCGGTCTTCAAGCGGCAGCGCTCCGGCCACATCGTGAACACCGCGTCCGCGGCCGGCTTGGTCCATCCGCCGATGATGAGCTCGTACAACACCGTCAAGGCCGGCGTGGTCGCGCTGTCCGAGACGCTCTCGCACGAACTGCACCCGTACGACGTGACCGTGTCGGTGGTCTGCCCGTCGTTCTTCCGGACCAACCTGGCGGACTCGATCCAGGGCGAGGACACCGCGATGTGGACGGCCGCGCGGCAGCTGATCGAGAAGTCGCCGCGGACCGCCGAGGAGATCGCGGCGGCGGTGATCATCGGGATCGGCATGAAGCAGTTCCTGATCATCCCGGACCGGCCGGCCTTGCTGGCCTGGCGGACGAAGCGGTTCGCCCGGCCGTTGTACGACCGGCAGATGCGCCGGATCGCCGAGCGGGCCCGGGTCCGGGCCGAGGGTCAGGTGCCGTCGGCCGGGGACGAGTGA
- a CDS encoding DinB family protein, which translates to MADFTQENLSGSRFEDVYLTGARFHDVDLSNARFRLVDLSGVVVRGALVDLELDGWIRKLVVNGVDVAPLIEAELNRRYPDRAKMRPADAAGYREAWDILERLWAGTVERARRLDPDLLHEQVDEEWSFIETQRHLVFATDAWVRRAFLGDPSPWHPLDLPHDDMPDSPGVPRDRTVRPSLDEVLVLRAERQATVREVLAKLTDEQLAGTTTPVEKPGYPESESFPVKRCLGAVLSEEWEHRLYAERDLAVLEARTT; encoded by the coding sequence GTGGCTGACTTCACCCAGGAGAACCTGAGCGGATCCCGGTTCGAGGACGTGTACCTGACGGGTGCGCGGTTCCACGACGTCGACCTGAGCAACGCGCGATTCCGGCTCGTCGATCTGAGCGGTGTCGTGGTCCGCGGCGCGCTGGTCGACCTGGAGCTCGACGGCTGGATCCGCAAGCTGGTCGTCAACGGCGTCGACGTGGCTCCGCTGATCGAGGCCGAGCTGAACCGGCGGTACCCGGACCGGGCGAAGATGCGGCCGGCCGACGCCGCCGGCTACCGCGAGGCGTGGGACATCCTCGAGCGGCTGTGGGCCGGGACGGTCGAGAGGGCCCGTCGGCTGGACCCGGACCTGCTGCACGAACAGGTCGACGAGGAGTGGTCCTTCATCGAGACCCAGCGGCACCTCGTCTTCGCCACCGACGCCTGGGTCCGCCGCGCGTTCCTGGGCGACCCGAGTCCGTGGCACCCGCTGGACCTGCCGCACGACGACATGCCCGACAGCCCCGGCGTACCGCGGGACCGCACCGTCCGGCCGTCGCTCGACGAGGTCCTCGTCCTTCGCGCCGAGCGCCAGGCCACGGTCCGGGAAGTCCTGGCGAAGCTCACCGACGAGCAACTGGCCGGCACCACGACACCGGTCGAGAAACCGGGCTACCCCGAGTCCGAGAGCTTCCCCGTCAAGCGCTGCCTGGGCGCCGTCCTCAGCGAGGAGTGGGAGCACCGCCTGTACGCCGAGCGCGACCTCGCCGTCCTCGAAGCCCGGACCACCTGA
- a CDS encoding peptidoglycan-binding protein yields MTATPKSRRRVLVGVSVVAAASLGVGVAAGSRIQSPEDAAAKTAPPDASQITVPVEKKALSSKVVSRGDTSFDGAVNVRVETSGLGTPAVVTGKVPAVGSTISEGKVLLEIAGRPVIGLAGTLPMYRTLSPGSRGPDVLQLEQTLDRLGFDPGTVDTKYDGATARAVEELYETVGYDAPEPEQPLTQAVEGAEKAVDQAKNALRQAQAALKQAKATPGKKDHSVEQGQVDDAKENLDDAESDLSEAEFKAGTPLPVSEVVFVKTLPRRVDEVKVERGGTVNGVVMSVSGASLVVTVKVDAETKERLKVGMAASFDLGDGTTVQATVRRITRNADKYDVVVAPRSLTAAQLERLREANVRVTIPVQSTNGKVLAVPVAALSAGSDGTSRVEVLREGKVELVPVKVGLSADGFAQVTPAGDAKLAEGDQVVVGR; encoded by the coding sequence GTGACCGCGACCCCCAAGTCGCGTCGGCGGGTCCTGGTCGGGGTGTCGGTGGTCGCGGCCGCGTCGCTCGGCGTCGGGGTCGCCGCCGGCAGCCGGATCCAGTCGCCGGAGGACGCGGCCGCCAAGACCGCGCCGCCGGACGCGTCGCAGATCACCGTGCCGGTGGAGAAGAAGGCGTTGTCCAGCAAGGTGGTCTCCCGCGGCGACACGTCGTTCGACGGGGCGGTCAACGTCCGGGTGGAGACCAGCGGGCTGGGTACTCCGGCCGTGGTGACCGGCAAGGTCCCCGCCGTCGGATCGACGATCAGCGAGGGCAAGGTGCTGCTCGAGATCGCTGGCCGTCCGGTGATCGGGCTCGCCGGGACGCTGCCGATGTACCGAACCCTGAGCCCTGGGAGCCGGGGACCGGACGTGCTGCAGTTGGAGCAGACGCTGGACCGGCTCGGGTTCGACCCGGGCACGGTCGACACCAAGTACGACGGCGCGACGGCCCGGGCGGTCGAGGAACTCTACGAGACGGTCGGCTACGACGCCCCGGAACCGGAGCAGCCGCTGACCCAGGCCGTGGAGGGTGCGGAGAAGGCCGTCGACCAGGCGAAGAACGCGCTGAGGCAGGCGCAGGCCGCGTTGAAGCAGGCGAAGGCCACGCCGGGCAAGAAGGACCACAGTGTCGAGCAGGGCCAGGTCGACGACGCGAAGGAGAACCTCGACGACGCCGAGTCCGACCTGTCCGAGGCGGAGTTCAAGGCCGGGACGCCGTTGCCGGTGTCCGAGGTGGTCTTCGTCAAGACGCTGCCGCGCCGGGTCGACGAGGTGAAGGTCGAACGCGGCGGCACCGTCAACGGCGTGGTGATGTCGGTCAGCGGCGCCTCGCTCGTCGTCACGGTCAAGGTGGACGCGGAGACCAAGGAGCGGCTCAAGGTGGGGATGGCGGCGAGCTTCGACCTCGGCGACGGCACCACCGTGCAGGCCACCGTCCGCCGGATCACCCGGAACGCGGACAAGTACGACGTCGTGGTCGCGCCCAGGTCGCTGACCGCGGCCCAGCTCGAACGGCTCCGCGAGGCGAACGTCCGGGTGACGATCCCGGTGCAGAGTACGAACGGCAAGGTGCTCGCGGTCCCGGTCGCCGCGTTGTCGGCCGGCTCCGACGGTACGTCGCGGGTCGAGGTACTGCGGGAGGGCAAGGTCGAGCTGGTCCCGGTGAAGGTCGGGCTGTCCGCGGACGGGTTCGCCCAGGTGACCCCGGCCGGCGACGCCAAGCTGGCCGAGGGCGACCAGGTGGTGGTGGGCCGATGA
- a CDS encoding response regulator transcription factor: MGARILVAEDDRKQAELIRRYLEREGHLTVVVHDGRAAIDEARRRSPDLLVLDVMMPKVDGLDVCRVLRAGQGDDADVPIIMLTARSTEDDLLLGLDLGADDYLTKPYNPRELVARVRTVLRRTRSRAEGEVYRVGDLEIDPVRHEVRLDGRLVEVTPAEFKILACLAASPGRAFTRQQLLEHAFGFDHYVFDRTIDVHMMNLRKKIEPAPTAPAYLKTVYGVGYKLADKVVRDAS, from the coding sequence ATGGGAGCGCGGATTCTTGTTGCCGAGGACGACAGGAAGCAAGCGGAGCTGATCCGGCGGTACCTCGAGCGGGAGGGGCATCTGACCGTCGTCGTGCACGACGGGCGGGCCGCCATCGACGAGGCGCGCCGGCGCAGTCCCGACCTGCTGGTGCTCGACGTGATGATGCCCAAGGTGGACGGCCTGGACGTCTGCCGGGTACTCCGCGCCGGGCAGGGCGACGACGCGGACGTACCCATCATCATGCTGACCGCGCGATCGACCGAGGACGACCTGCTGCTCGGCCTGGACCTCGGCGCCGACGACTACCTGACCAAGCCGTACAACCCGCGCGAGCTGGTGGCCCGGGTCCGGACCGTGCTCCGCCGGACCCGCAGCCGGGCCGAGGGCGAGGTGTACCGGGTCGGTGACCTGGAGATCGACCCGGTTCGGCACGAGGTCCGGCTGGACGGACGGCTGGTCGAGGTGACCCCGGCGGAGTTCAAGATCCTCGCCTGCTTGGCCGCTTCCCCGGGGCGCGCGTTCACCCGGCAGCAGTTGCTGGAGCACGCGTTCGGCTTCGACCACTACGTCTTCGACCGGACGATCGACGTGCACATGATGAACCTGCGGAAGAAGATCGAGCCGGCCCCGACCGCGCCGGCGTACCTGAAGACCGTCTACGGCGTGGGCTACAAGCTGGCCGACAAGGTGGTGCGCGATGCGTCGTAG
- a CDS encoding histidine phosphatase family protein, translating into MGAIYLVRHAQASFGKSDYDQLSELGERQAAVLGQALDARGIKPELVVRGSMRRHARTAELALAAAGIDGDVLVDRGFDEFDHDEVIVAYKPAYRRRAVLLADLARTGNPGRAFQRMFAEATARWIEGGDGYSESFAGFRDRVDEAVRRTAEQVGKGETAVVFTSGGPIAAVVSRLWPGGDELWSRLNPVTVNTAITKLTVGRTGLTVVSHNEHGHLDGTDLLSYR; encoded by the coding sequence ATGGGCGCGATCTACCTGGTCCGGCACGCGCAGGCCTCGTTCGGCAAGAGCGACTACGACCAGCTGTCGGAGCTCGGCGAACGCCAGGCGGCGGTCCTCGGGCAGGCCCTCGACGCTCGCGGGATCAAGCCGGAGCTGGTGGTCCGCGGCTCGATGCGCCGGCATGCCCGGACCGCGGAACTGGCCCTCGCGGCGGCCGGGATCGACGGGGACGTGCTGGTGGATCGCGGGTTCGACGAGTTCGACCACGACGAGGTGATCGTGGCGTACAAGCCGGCGTACCGGCGACGCGCTGTCCTGCTCGCCGACCTGGCCCGGACCGGGAATCCGGGGCGCGCGTTCCAGCGGATGTTCGCGGAGGCGACCGCGCGCTGGATCGAGGGCGGCGACGGGTACTCCGAGAGCTTCGCCGGGTTCCGCGACCGCGTGGACGAGGCGGTACGCCGGACCGCCGAGCAGGTCGGCAAGGGGGAGACCGCGGTCGTGTTCACCTCGGGTGGCCCGATCGCGGCGGTGGTCAGCCGGTTGTGGCCGGGCGGTGACGAGCTCTGGTCCCGGCTCAATCCCGTCACCGTGAACACGGCGATCACCAAGCTGACCGTGGGGCGCACCGGGCTTACCGTGGTCAGCCACAACGAGCACGGCCACCTCGACGGCACCGACCTGCTGTCCTACCGATAG
- a CDS encoding sensor histidine kinase produces MRRSVLVRFLGLSLAVALGAVIATAVIATYSTSEQLQGEIDTNISQLQVDGEIYSRLSSYAEDHASWSGVGQLVHDLADQTGRRIALTGTDGAVIADSARVLGAAPELPSVPAATVDVAGQSTAVFSKAASVSARMQVAKAGAAMAIAPTFGPGQSWGLTDEERRDRDALADQAAACYRAAGRNATVTKTGEGPRVVVESGTTSEGVPVNQAVRSVGTPANDPCLPPGLYEPSAKAKAVNATEVTKATSCLDRAGQQYTLTSFPPENLKVVVPPDGTLEPSAEFVSCTTAARSEALAPYVAPEARLFLGSKSAFNVFSAEGLARTAATALGVLLIAGLVMVFAGRRLVRPILALTGAAQRMAGGDHAARVPVNGRDEVARLGHAFNAMAESIQRHDHQRKAMVSDVAHELRTPLANIKGYLVASEDGVVPLDRELVGSLLEETGLLEHLVADLQELALADAGKLRLHPAPRDLTDLATQVVSAHRPAAERAEVTLATDTKGPTPAIVDSARVRQALGNLVSNAIRFTPSGGRVVVGIRRVGDAYHLTVTDNGTGIAPEHLPHLFDRFYRADHSRSRATGGSGLGLAITKHLVELHGGTVTVTSRPGHGSTFTLRLPAKPPTAQAGPGGHGRSE; encoded by the coding sequence ATGCGTCGTAGTGTGCTGGTCCGGTTCCTCGGGTTGTCGCTCGCCGTCGCGCTCGGCGCCGTCATCGCCACCGCGGTGATCGCCACGTACAGCACGTCGGAACAGCTGCAGGGCGAGATCGACACGAACATCTCCCAGCTCCAGGTCGACGGCGAGATCTACTCCCGGCTGAGCTCGTACGCCGAGGACCACGCGTCCTGGTCCGGTGTCGGCCAGCTGGTGCACGACCTGGCCGACCAGACCGGCCGCCGGATCGCGCTGACCGGGACCGACGGCGCCGTGATCGCGGACTCGGCCCGCGTCCTCGGCGCCGCGCCCGAGCTCCCTTCGGTGCCGGCGGCAACCGTCGACGTCGCGGGCCAGAGCACCGCGGTGTTCTCCAAGGCGGCCTCGGTGAGCGCCCGGATGCAGGTTGCCAAGGCCGGCGCGGCGATGGCGATCGCCCCGACGTTCGGGCCCGGCCAGTCCTGGGGTCTCACCGACGAGGAACGCCGTGACCGCGACGCCCTCGCCGACCAGGCGGCCGCCTGTTACCGCGCCGCCGGCCGGAACGCGACCGTGACGAAGACGGGTGAAGGACCCCGGGTCGTGGTCGAGTCCGGCACGACGTCGGAGGGCGTCCCGGTCAACCAGGCGGTCCGGTCCGTGGGCACCCCGGCGAACGATCCCTGTCTCCCGCCCGGCCTGTACGAGCCGAGTGCAAAGGCGAAGGCGGTGAACGCGACCGAGGTGACGAAGGCGACCAGCTGCCTGGACCGGGCCGGCCAGCAGTACACGCTGACCAGCTTCCCGCCGGAGAACCTGAAGGTCGTGGTCCCGCCCGACGGCACGCTCGAGCCGAGCGCGGAGTTCGTCAGCTGTACGACGGCGGCGCGCTCCGAGGCGCTGGCGCCGTACGTCGCTCCGGAGGCACGGTTGTTCCTCGGGTCGAAGTCGGCGTTCAACGTGTTCTCCGCGGAAGGGCTCGCGCGTACGGCGGCCACCGCGCTCGGCGTTCTGCTGATCGCGGGCCTGGTGATGGTGTTCGCCGGGCGCCGCCTGGTCCGGCCGATCCTCGCGCTCACCGGCGCCGCGCAACGGATGGCGGGCGGCGATCACGCGGCCCGGGTCCCGGTCAACGGCCGGGACGAGGTGGCCCGGCTCGGGCACGCCTTCAACGCGATGGCCGAGTCGATCCAGCGGCACGACCACCAGCGCAAGGCGATGGTCAGCGACGTGGCCCACGAGCTGCGGACCCCGTTGGCCAACATCAAGGGCTACCTGGTCGCGTCCGAGGACGGCGTCGTCCCGCTCGACCGCGAGCTCGTCGGCTCGCTGCTCGAAGAGACCGGCTTGCTCGAACACCTGGTCGCAGACCTGCAGGAGCTCGCGCTCGCCGACGCCGGCAAGCTCCGGCTGCACCCGGCCCCGCGCGATCTCACCGACCTCGCGACCCAGGTGGTGTCCGCGCATCGCCCGGCCGCCGAACGCGCCGAAGTCACGCTCGCCACCGACACGAAGGGCCCGACCCCGGCGATCGTCGACAGCGCCCGTGTCCGGCAGGCCCTCGGAAACCTGGTCTCCAACGCCATCCGCTTCACCCCGTCGGGCGGGCGGGTCGTCGTCGGGATCCGCCGGGTCGGCGACGCGTATCACCTGACCGTCACTGACAACGGCACCGGCATCGCCCCCGAACACCTGCCCCACCTCTTCGACCGCTTCTACCGGGCCGACCACTCCCGGTCCCGGGCCACCGGCGGCAGCGGGCTCGGCCTCGCGATCACCAAACACCTGGTCGAGCTCCACGGTGGGACGGTCACGGTCACCAGCCGGCCCGGTCACGGGTCCACGTTCACGCTCCGGCTGCCGGCCAAACCGCCGACAGCCCAGGCTGGACCTGGTGGCCACGGCCGGTCAGAGTGA
- a CDS encoding TetR/AcrR family transcriptional regulator, which yields MEHRLTAEDRKKQLVKIGLMMLRTRPIHELSIDAIAGEAGISRGLLFHYFPSKRDYYVAVISAAGRRLLRVTKPDASLPPEQQLREMLTQFVAFIERRREAYISFVRGAAGGDDIAVKVYDDTRAGLTRRVLTYLGTPEVADQPGSREYLRVHAWLAYAEDLAIEWSGLPEDDRPTTAEELVDHSIEALELLRKL from the coding sequence ATGGAGCACCGCCTCACCGCAGAGGACCGCAAGAAGCAACTCGTCAAGATCGGCCTGATGATGTTGCGCACCCGGCCGATCCACGAGCTGTCGATCGACGCGATCGCGGGCGAGGCCGGAATCTCCCGCGGGCTGCTCTTCCATTACTTCCCGAGCAAGCGGGACTACTACGTCGCGGTGATCTCCGCGGCCGGTCGCCGGCTCCTCCGCGTCACCAAGCCGGACGCGTCCCTGCCGCCCGAGCAGCAGTTGCGGGAGATGCTGACCCAGTTCGTCGCGTTCATCGAGCGACGGCGGGAGGCGTACATCTCCTTCGTCCGCGGCGCCGCCGGCGGTGACGACATCGCGGTCAAGGTCTACGACGACACCCGGGCCGGCCTGACCCGGCGCGTCCTCACCTACCTCGGGACGCCCGAGGTGGCCGACCAGCCGGGGTCCCGCGAGTACCTCCGGGTGCACGCCTGGCTCGCGTACGCCGAGGACCTCGCGATCGAGTGGTCCGGCCTGCCCGAGGACGACCGCCCGACGACCGCCGAGGAGCTCGTCGACCATTCGATCGAGGCCCTGGAGCTGCTCCGCAAGCTCTAG